From Skermanella sp. TT6, a single genomic window includes:
- a CDS encoding RNA polymerase sigma factor, whose product MNTCASMTSNCRSIVSCAGLARTEDNERRGGESEQNPSTSNVIPASEMKAGKLPAEGRDVLLLVCVQGMSYRDAVHELGISTVEVKDRLLRARLGLIRTLDL is encoded by the coding sequence ATGAATACCTGTGCATCGATGACATCGAATTGTCGTTCAATCGTTTCATGTGCTGGCCTGGCCCGGACGGAAGATAATGAGCGACGTGGTGGAGAGTCCGAGCAAAATCCATCGACATCCAACGTCATCCCAGCAAGCGAAATGAAGGCGGGGAAGTTGCCTGCCGAAGGACGGGATGTTCTCCTGCTCGTTTGCGTGCAGGGCATGAGTTATCGGGATGCCGTCCATGAACTCGGCATCTCCACCGTCGAGGTCAAGGATCGTCTGCTTCGTGCCCGGCTGGGGCTTATCCGCACACTTGATCTTTAA
- a CDS encoding ArsJ-associated glyceraldehyde-3-phosphate dehydrogenase, translated as MTIRVGINGFGRIGRLACRAAVDRGLLDVVHVNEVKGGPETAAHLLEFDSVQGRWPVPVAAEDGGIRIGDRRVGFTDHGEPGGIPWADLGVDLVLECSGKFVTTATVTPHLDRGARKVIVAAPVKTPGALNIVMGVNDHLYDPDGHHVVTAASCTTNCLAPVVKVIQEKLGIRHGVITTIHDATNTQVIVDAPHKDLRRARSALMSLIPTSTGSATAIGLIYPELQGKLNGLAVRVPLLTGSLTDCVFEVARPTTVEEVNAFLKEAADGPLKGILGFESRPLVSIDFRGDSRSSIIDGPSTLVVDGTAVKIFAWYDNEIGYAHRLAELAAKVAGSLRRG; from the coding sequence ATGACCATCCGCGTCGGCATCAACGGCTTCGGCCGCATCGGGCGGCTCGCCTGCCGGGCCGCCGTAGACCGCGGCCTGCTCGACGTCGTTCACGTGAACGAGGTGAAGGGCGGCCCGGAAACGGCCGCCCATCTGCTGGAATTCGACAGCGTCCAGGGCCGCTGGCCCGTGCCGGTCGCCGCCGAGGACGGCGGCATCCGCATCGGCGACCGGCGCGTCGGCTTCACCGACCACGGCGAGCCCGGCGGTATTCCCTGGGCCGACCTGGGCGTCGACCTGGTGCTGGAGTGCTCGGGCAAGTTCGTCACGACCGCGACGGTGACCCCGCACCTCGACCGCGGGGCCCGCAAGGTGATCGTGGCGGCACCGGTCAAGACGCCGGGCGCCCTGAATATCGTCATGGGCGTCAACGACCATCTGTATGACCCGGACGGCCATCACGTCGTCACCGCCGCGTCCTGCACCACCAACTGCCTGGCGCCGGTCGTCAAGGTGATCCAGGAAAAGCTCGGCATCCGCCACGGGGTCATCACCACGATCCACGACGCGACCAACACCCAGGTCATCGTGGACGCGCCGCACAAGGACCTGCGGCGCGCCCGTTCGGCGCTGATGTCGCTGATCCCGACATCCACCGGCTCGGCCACGGCGATCGGACTGATCTATCCCGAGCTCCAGGGCAAGCTGAACGGACTGGCCGTGCGCGTGCCCCTGCTGACCGGGTCGCTGACCGACTGCGTGTTCGAGGTGGCCCGGCCGACCACGGTCGAGGAGGTCAACGCCTTCCTGAAGGAGGCTGCCGACGGCCCGCTGAAGGGCATCCTCGGCTTCGAGTCCCGGCCGCTGGTGTCGATCGACTTCCGCGGCGACAGCCGGTCGTCGATCATCGACGGCCCATCCACCCTGGTGGTCGACGGCACCGCCGTGAAGATCTTCGCCTGGTACGACAACGAGATTGGCTATGCCCACCGTCTCGCCGAGCTGGCAGCCAAGGTGGCCGGCTCTCTGCGGCGCGGCTAA
- a CDS encoding phosphotransferase family protein: MTDSDAGFPEDMRRFLADLGIQGQDLRARPLTGGVSSDIWFVEVDGRAVCIKRALPTLRVAAHWTAPVERSGFEYAWFERVREIAPATVPPLIGRHASGNMFAMAFLPADRYPVWKALLLRGTVDAAFAAAVGEILGAIHAGTAGDGRTAGAFATDASFHALRLEPYLLATARRHPDLADRLQAIAATTGTTKLALVHGDVSPKNILAGPEGPVILDAECAWYGDPAFDLAFCLNHLLLKCLPVRDRTGLLMDAFDRMAGAYLPHVSWEDAAAFESRCAALLPALLLARVDGKSPVEYVTGETDREIVRGVARGLVAEPPDRLSTVRHRWLDGLRH; encoded by the coding sequence GTGACGGACTCCGATGCCGGCTTTCCCGAGGACATGCGCCGATTCCTCGCCGACCTCGGCATCCAGGGACAGGACCTGAGAGCCCGTCCGCTGACGGGCGGCGTGTCCTCCGACATCTGGTTCGTCGAGGTGGACGGACGCGCCGTCTGCATCAAGCGGGCGCTGCCGACGCTTCGGGTGGCGGCCCACTGGACCGCCCCAGTCGAGCGGAGCGGCTTCGAGTACGCCTGGTTCGAGAGGGTGCGAGAGATAGCCCCGGCGACGGTGCCGCCGCTGATCGGACGCCATGCCAGCGGCAACATGTTCGCCATGGCGTTCCTTCCGGCGGACCGTTACCCCGTGTGGAAAGCCCTGCTGCTCCGGGGCACGGTCGATGCCGCCTTCGCCGCCGCCGTCGGGGAGATCCTGGGGGCGATCCATGCCGGTACGGCCGGCGACGGACGAACCGCCGGGGCGTTCGCGACCGACGCGTCCTTCCACGCGCTCCGCCTCGAACCCTATCTGCTGGCAACCGCCCGCCGCCACCCGGACCTTGCCGACCGGCTGCAAGCGATCGCCGCGACGACCGGAACCACCAAATTGGCGCTGGTCCATGGGGACGTCAGCCCCAAGAACATCCTGGCCGGGCCCGAAGGCCCGGTGATCCTCGACGCGGAATGCGCCTGGTACGGCGACCCGGCGTTCGACCTGGCCTTCTGCCTGAACCACCTGCTCCTGAAATGCCTTCCGGTCCGCGACAGGACGGGCCTGCTCATGGATGCATTCGACCGGATGGCCGGCGCCTACCTGCCCCATGTGTCCTGGGAGGATGCGGCGGCATTCGAGAGCCGTTGCGCGGCCTTGCTCCCGGCGCTCCTGCTTGCCCGCGTTGACGGCAAATCGCCCGTCGAGTACGTGACCGGGGAGACGGACAGGGAAATCGTCAGGGGCGTTGCGCGCGGCCTCGTGGCCGAGCCGCCCGATCGGCTTTCAACCGTCAGGCACCGCTGGCTCGACGGCCTGCGGCATTGA
- a CDS encoding amidohydrolase family protein — translation MHCDCCSFPDPRRLAVSRRSFLGGIALGTALMPFRSALAQTGTAGSGQLLHQSPRRGEFIIRGAHVLTPDAGAGDVAEGDVHVRDGVIVAVGKDLEAPSAETIEGAGFIVAPGFVDTHWHMWTSLMRNMATGTQGNGYFQVVSKVGAAFDPEDMYIATLLSAAEAIDAGITTVHDWCHNIRTPRHARSGLQALADSGVRGRFSYGPYRPLSPQQPLDVADFTRLHDQWQEFGNDGLLSLGLGWRGVQAVERDGGESRIVPVEPAVYRADYDAARERGLPITLHANSTPADHGHVAALDRLGLLHEGFQIVHATHASPAEIAMLADRKAVLTVSPYSEMTIGYGVPPIKAFLDGGVTTGLSVDTTPLTGRADMLEVMKITHNLYNGQAEREAGMTARRALELGTLEGARSLGLSDRVGSIAAGKRADLVMIATGGLHAAPTTDIAHLMVHSARPADIDMVMVDGRILKRNGRLTAIDTAELVRRATEASLKVRDRAAG, via the coding sequence ATGCATTGCGACTGCTGCAGTTTCCCCGATCCGCGCCGCCTCGCGGTGAGCCGCCGCTCCTTCCTGGGCGGGATAGCGCTCGGCACGGCGCTGATGCCATTCCGCTCGGCCCTCGCCCAGACCGGCACCGCCGGTTCCGGCCAGCTTCTTCACCAGTCCCCCCGACGGGGCGAGTTCATCATCCGCGGAGCCCACGTGCTGACCCCGGATGCCGGCGCGGGCGATGTTGCCGAAGGCGACGTCCATGTCCGCGACGGGGTGATCGTCGCCGTCGGCAAGGATCTCGAGGCGCCGTCCGCCGAGACCATCGAGGGCGCCGGCTTCATCGTGGCCCCCGGCTTCGTCGACACCCACTGGCACATGTGGACGTCGCTGATGCGCAACATGGCGACCGGCACCCAGGGCAACGGCTATTTCCAGGTCGTGTCGAAGGTCGGGGCGGCGTTCGATCCCGAGGACATGTACATCGCCACGCTGCTATCGGCCGCCGAGGCGATCGACGCGGGAATCACCACCGTCCATGACTGGTGCCACAATATCCGCACGCCCCGGCACGCCCGCAGCGGTCTCCAGGCGCTGGCGGACAGCGGAGTCCGCGGCCGCTTCTCCTATGGCCCTTACCGCCCGCTGTCGCCGCAGCAGCCGCTGGACGTCGCCGACTTCACGCGCCTGCACGACCAGTGGCAGGAGTTCGGGAACGACGGCCTTCTCTCCCTCGGCCTCGGCTGGCGCGGCGTCCAGGCCGTCGAGAGAGACGGCGGCGAGAGCCGCATCGTTCCGGTCGAACCCGCCGTCTACCGGGCCGATTACGACGCCGCGCGGGAGCGCGGGCTGCCCATCACGCTTCACGCCAACTCGACCCCGGCCGACCACGGGCACGTGGCGGCGCTGGACCGCCTCGGCCTGCTGCACGAGGGCTTCCAGATCGTCCACGCCACGCATGCCTCGCCCGCCGAGATCGCGATGCTGGCCGACCGGAAAGCCGTCCTGACCGTTTCGCCCTATTCCGAAATGACCATCGGCTACGGCGTTCCGCCGATCAAGGCGTTCCTGGACGGCGGCGTCACGACCGGGCTGTCGGTCGACACGACGCCCCTGACCGGCAGGGCCGACATGCTGGAGGTCATGAAGATCACCCACAACCTGTACAACGGCCAAGCGGAGCGGGAAGCCGGCATGACCGCGAGGAGGGCGCTCGAACTCGGCACGCTGGAAGGTGCCCGCTCGCTCGGCCTGTCGGATCGCGTCGGGTCGATCGCGGCCGGAAAGCGCGCCGACCTGGTCATGATCGCCACCGGCGGGCTCCATGCGGCGCCGACGACCGACATCGCCCATCTCATGGTCCATTCCGCCCGTCCGGCGGACATCGACATGGTCATGGTCGACGGCCGCATCCTCAAGCGGAACGGCAGGCTGACCGCGATCGACACGGCGGAACTGGTGCGCCGCGCCACCGAGGCCAGCCTCAAGGTCCGGGACAGGGCGGCGGGCTGA
- the arsB gene encoding ACR3 family arsenite efflux transporter, which translates to MSAQCEITARRSAGAPLGAFERYLSVWVALCIGAGIALGLLLPGLFGFLATLEFASVNFVVAVLIWVMIYPMMVAVDFSSLRRIGERPRGLVITIVVNWLIKPFTMAGLGILFFELLFRDLVDPQDAKEYIAGMILLGAAPCTAMVFVWSQLTRGDATYTLVQVSLNDIIMVIAFAPIVALLLGVTDVVVPWQTLILSVVLYVVIPLAAGYATRRALHAAEDPDAVTRFTGRLKPYTIIGLLATIVLLFGFQGGTIVEQPFVILLIAVPLLVQSYAIFAIGYVWAWAWRVPFAIAAPAALIGTSNFFELAVAVAISLFGLESGAALATVVGVLVEVPVMLSLVALCNRTRDRFPVEAASARVPAGSGGLSRR; encoded by the coding sequence ATGTCCGCTCAATGCGAAATCACGGCCCGGCGGTCCGCCGGTGCTCCCTTGGGGGCCTTCGAACGTTATCTCAGCGTCTGGGTCGCCCTGTGCATCGGAGCCGGCATCGCCCTCGGGCTGCTTCTGCCGGGCCTGTTCGGCTTCCTGGCGACGCTGGAGTTCGCCTCGGTCAACTTCGTGGTCGCGGTGCTGATCTGGGTGATGATCTATCCGATGATGGTGGCCGTGGACTTCTCTTCCCTGCGGCGGATCGGGGAACGGCCCAGGGGACTGGTGATCACCATCGTGGTGAACTGGCTGATCAAGCCCTTCACCATGGCCGGTCTCGGCATCCTGTTCTTCGAACTGCTGTTCCGCGACCTGGTCGACCCGCAGGACGCCAAGGAATACATCGCCGGCATGATCCTGCTGGGGGCGGCGCCCTGCACCGCGATGGTCTTCGTGTGGAGCCAGCTCACCCGCGGCGACGCGACCTACACGCTGGTCCAGGTGTCGCTGAACGACATCATCATGGTCATCGCCTTCGCGCCCATCGTGGCGCTGCTGCTGGGCGTCACCGACGTCGTCGTGCCCTGGCAGACCCTGATCCTGTCGGTGGTGCTGTATGTGGTGATCCCGCTGGCGGCGGGCTATGCGACCCGGCGTGCCCTGCATGCCGCGGAGGACCCCGACGCCGTCACGCGCTTCACCGGCCGGCTGAAGCCCTACACGATCATCGGCCTGCTGGCGACCATCGTGCTGCTGTTCGGCTTCCAGGGCGGCACCATCGTCGAGCAGCCCTTCGTGATCCTGCTGATCGCGGTGCCGCTGCTGGTCCAGAGCTATGCCATCTTCGCGATCGGCTATGTCTGGGCCTGGGCATGGCGGGTGCCGTTCGCGATTGCCGCCCCCGCGGCACTGATCGGCACCTCCAACTTCTTCGAGCTGGCGGTCGCGGTGGCGATCAGCCTGTTCGGCTTGGAAAGCGGCGCCGCGCTGGCGACCGTGGTCGGCGTGCTGGTCGAGGTGCCGGTGATGCTGTCGTTGGTAGCCCTGTGCAACCGCACCCGCGACCGCTTCCCCGTCGAGGCGGCCTCGGCGCGGGTGCCGGCCGGGTCCGGCGGCCTGTCCCGCCGCTGA
- a CDS encoding SDR family oxidoreductase, translating to MSDAKVLLITGASSGIGAATARAAAGNGWNLVLAARSADKLETLVREIGEDRACAVACDVTDFQDQQRMVDAAVKRFGRIDAVFANAGIGGEPGGFSGAPPESWRRMVDVNILGVAYTLRTVLEHVKEARGHVVITGSVAGRRVLAGSMYAATKWAVSAIGYALREELRGSGVRVTLIEPGMVNTPFFDDPKPDALRPEDVARSVIYALSQPPGVDVHELTILPTPPVQ from the coding sequence ATGTCCGACGCCAAGGTCCTGCTCATAACCGGAGCCTCCAGCGGCATCGGCGCCGCGACGGCCCGTGCCGCCGCCGGGAACGGATGGAACCTCGTGCTGGCGGCGCGCTCCGCCGACAAGCTCGAGACGCTGGTCCGGGAAATCGGGGAGGATCGCGCCTGCGCCGTGGCTTGCGACGTCACCGACTTCCAGGACCAGCAACGGATGGTGGATGCCGCCGTCAAGCGGTTCGGCCGCATCGACGCCGTCTTCGCCAATGCCGGCATCGGAGGCGAGCCGGGCGGCTTCTCCGGGGCACCTCCGGAGAGCTGGCGCAGGATGGTCGACGTCAACATCCTCGGCGTCGCATACACGCTCCGGACGGTGCTGGAGCATGTCAAGGAAGCGCGCGGCCATGTGGTGATCACCGGGTCGGTCGCGGGACGGCGGGTGCTGGCAGGGTCGATGTATGCGGCGACCAAATGGGCCGTCTCGGCCATCGGCTACGCCTTGAGGGAGGAACTGCGCGGCAGCGGAGTCCGGGTCACGCTGATCGAGCCAGGAATGGTGAACACGCCCTTCTTCGACGATCCCAAACCCGATGCCCTGCGGCCGGAAGACGTCGCCCGCAGCGTCATCTACGCCCTTTCCCAACCCCCGGGCGTGGATGTTCACGAATTGACGATCCTGCCGACGCCGCCCGTGCAGTAG
- a CDS encoding DUF2735 domain-containing protein codes for MTANPGIRSATIIKFPLKKGAQFRSFAEEARAAADPASMPVLDTASGSGWYHEAAIREAEQNAKR; via the coding sequence ATGACCGCGAACCCGGGAATCCGATCCGCCACGATAATCAAGTTCCCGCTGAAGAAGGGCGCACAGTTCCGCAGTTTTGCCGAAGAGGCGAGGGCGGCTGCCGATCCGGCGTCGATGCCGGTCCTCGACACCGCTTCGGGCAGCGGCTGGTACCATGAGGCGGCGATCCGGGAAGCGGAGCAGAACGCCAAGCGCTGA
- the eno gene encoding phosphopyruvate hydratase, whose protein sequence is MAKTTITAVKARQILDSRGRPTVEADVMLEGGAMGRASVPSGASTSRSEAHELRDGDAASYFGRGVSRAMANVAEEIAPLLRGRDADDQAGIDGALQALDGTPRLERLGANAVLAVSLAICRAAAEAGREPLYRRLGALAGAGDPMLPLPMVNILSGGLHAGRGMDVQDFLAVPLSAADYPTALHDIIRVRAAAEDVVDRYGAPVLLADEGGLSPGCPSAEIALGLMVEAIERAGLTPGRDIGIAIDVAATSLLGADGSYALSREGRSLDSAGMIETVAGWVGRFPIVSVEDGLHDEDWSHWPELTRRLSRIQVVGDDLFSTNPERIRRGMDLGAANSVLIKLNQNGTLTGTLDALATARAGGYSTVVSARSGETGDSFMSDLAVGAVGGQIKIGSVRNTERLEKYNQLLRIAEEPGVSYAGARFLAGRRGP, encoded by the coding sequence ATGGCGAAGACCACGATCACGGCCGTGAAGGCCCGACAGATCCTAGACTCCCGGGGGCGGCCGACCGTCGAGGCGGACGTGATGCTCGAAGGCGGTGCCATGGGGCGGGCGTCGGTACCGTCCGGCGCCTCGACGAGCCGGAGCGAGGCGCACGAACTCCGCGACGGCGATGCAGCATCCTATTTCGGGCGCGGGGTGTCGAGAGCCATGGCGAACGTCGCGGAGGAAATCGCACCGCTCCTGCGGGGCCGGGACGCCGACGACCAGGCGGGAATCGACGGTGCCCTGCAGGCGCTGGACGGAACGCCGCGCCTGGAGCGCCTGGGCGCGAATGCGGTCCTGGCGGTCTCGCTCGCCATCTGCCGGGCCGCGGCGGAAGCCGGCCGCGAACCGCTCTATCGCCGCCTCGGTGCCCTGGCGGGCGCCGGCGACCCGATGCTGCCGCTGCCGATGGTGAACATCCTGAGCGGCGGGCTCCACGCTGGCCGCGGCATGGACGTGCAGGATTTCCTGGCCGTCCCCTTGAGCGCCGCGGACTATCCCACGGCGCTCCACGACATCATCCGGGTACGCGCCGCCGCCGAGGACGTGGTCGACCGCTATGGCGCGCCCGTGCTCCTCGCCGACGAGGGAGGGCTGAGCCCGGGATGCCCCTCGGCCGAGATCGCGCTGGGATTGATGGTGGAGGCGATCGAGCGCGCGGGCCTGACGCCGGGGCGGGACATCGGGATCGCCATCGACGTGGCGGCGACGTCGCTTCTCGGAGCCGACGGATCATACGCCCTTTCCCGCGAAGGGCGCTCCCTGGACAGCGCCGGCATGATCGAAACCGTCGCGGGATGGGTCGGGCGCTTCCCGATCGTGTCCGTGGAGGACGGCCTGCACGACGAGGACTGGAGCCATTGGCCGGAACTGACCCGCCGGCTCTCCCGCATCCAGGTGGTCGGGGACGATCTGTTCAGCACCAACCCGGAGCGGATCCGGCGCGGCATGGACCTCGGCGCAGCCAACAGCGTGCTGATCAAGCTCAACCAGAACGGAACCTTGACCGGCACGCTGGACGCGCTCGCGACGGCGCGGGCCGGCGGCTATTCGACCGTGGTCTCCGCCCGGTCCGGGGAGACCGGGGACAGCTTCATGTCCGACCTCGCGGTGGGCGCCGTCGGCGGACAGATCAAGATCGGCTCGGTCCGCAACACGGAGCGGCTGGAGAAGTACAACCAGCTCCTGCGGATCGCCGAGGAACCTGGGGTATCCTATGCCGGCGCGCGCTTCCTGGCCGGACGGAGGGGACCGTGA
- a CDS encoding glutamine synthetase beta-grasp domain-containing protein → MTKYKLEYIWLDGYTPVPNLRGKTQIKEYADFPTLDQLPLWGFDGSSTKQAEGSSSDCVLKPVRIFPDSERKNGAIVLCEVMMPDGETPHPSNMRATILDDEGAWFGFEQEYFFYKNGRPLGFPETGYPAPQGPYYTGVGYSKVGDVARRIVEEHLDICLAAGINHEGINAEVAKGQWEFQIFGKGSKRAADEMWVARYLLERLTEKYGIDIEYHCKPLGQTDWNGSGMHANFSTAFMRETGGKEYFEKLMTAFEAAKDEHIAVYGPDNHMRLTGKHETQSIHTFSYGIADRGASIRVPHSFVRNGYRGYLEDRRPNSQGDPYQIASQILKTVASVPTGAEAGVSAAA, encoded by the coding sequence ATGACCAAGTATAAGCTGGAGTACATTTGGCTCGACGGGTACACTCCGGTCCCGAACCTGCGTGGCAAGACGCAGATCAAGGAATATGCAGACTTCCCCACGCTCGATCAGCTTCCCCTGTGGGGCTTCGACGGAAGCTCGACCAAGCAGGCGGAGGGCAGCAGCTCCGACTGCGTCCTGAAGCCTGTCCGCATCTTCCCGGACAGCGAGCGCAAGAACGGCGCGATCGTCCTGTGCGAAGTCATGATGCCCGACGGCGAGACCCCCCATCCGTCCAACATGCGGGCGACCATCCTGGATGACGAGGGCGCCTGGTTCGGTTTCGAGCAGGAATACTTCTTCTACAAGAACGGCCGGCCGCTGGGCTTCCCCGAGACCGGCTACCCGGCGCCGCAGGGCCCCTACTACACCGGCGTCGGCTACAGCAAGGTCGGCGACGTGGCGCGCAGGATCGTCGAGGAGCATCTCGATATCTGCCTGGCCGCGGGCATCAACCACGAGGGCATCAACGCCGAGGTGGCGAAGGGCCAGTGGGAATTCCAGATCTTCGGCAAAGGCTCGAAGCGCGCCGCCGACGAGATGTGGGTCGCCCGCTACCTGCTGGAGCGCCTGACCGAGAAGTACGGCATCGACATCGAGTATCACTGCAAGCCGCTCGGCCAGACCGACTGGAACGGCTCCGGCATGCATGCCAACTTCTCCACCGCCTTCATGCGCGAGACCGGCGGCAAGGAGTATTTCGAGAAGCTGATGACCGCGTTCGAGGCGGCGAAGGACGAGCACATCGCGGTCTACGGCCCCGACAACCATATGCGGCTGACCGGCAAGCACGAGACCCAGTCGATCCACACCTTCAGCTACGGCATCGCCGACCGGGGCGCCTCGATCCGGGTGCCGCACAGCTTTGTGCGCAACGGATACAGGGGTTATCTGGAAGATCGCCGTCCCAACTCCCAGGGCGACCCGTACCAGATCGCCTCCCAGATCCTGAAGACCGTCGCGTCCGTCCCGACGGGTGCCGAGGCCGGCGTCTCCGCCGCCGCCTGA
- the arsJ gene encoding organoarsenical effux MFS transporter ArsJ, whose translation MGGTLRDYAIVTAAYWGFTLTDGALRMLVLLHFHTLGFTPFQLAFLFVLYEFFGIVTNLIGGWIGSRLGLRITLHAGLGLQVAALVMLSLLDPGWQFALSVAYVVAAQGLAGIAKDLTKMSSKSAIKLVVPAGAEGTLFRWVALLTGSKNALKGVGFFLGGLLLSTVGFVQGLWLMAAALSLVLIAAMVLLRGDFGKSKAKAGFRSLFAKSPEINILSAARFFLFGARDVWFVVGVPIFLYAQLGWTFAQVGGFLAAWVIGYGFVQAAAPAIVRRSTDGTSSEVRAARLWAAVLAVIPLALVGALRAGVDPALAVMVGLGLFGVAFAVNSSLHSYLILAFTDADKVALNVGFYYMANAGGRLVGSLLSGLTYQWFGLAGCLVTAAGLVAASAALVLLLPTGAHVDASHAARPAGAVPDGD comes from the coding sequence ATGGGCGGTACCCTGCGCGACTACGCGATCGTCACCGCGGCATATTGGGGCTTCACCCTGACCGACGGCGCGCTGCGCATGCTGGTCCTGCTGCATTTTCACACGCTGGGCTTCACGCCGTTCCAGCTGGCGTTCCTGTTCGTCCTGTACGAGTTCTTCGGGATCGTCACCAACCTGATCGGCGGCTGGATCGGCTCGCGGCTGGGGCTTCGGATCACGCTCCATGCCGGGCTGGGGCTCCAGGTGGCGGCGCTGGTCATGCTGTCCCTGCTGGACCCGGGGTGGCAGTTCGCCCTGTCCGTCGCCTACGTGGTCGCGGCGCAGGGGCTGGCCGGGATCGCCAAGGATCTCACCAAGATGAGCTCCAAGAGTGCCATCAAGCTGGTGGTGCCCGCCGGCGCGGAGGGAACGCTGTTCCGCTGGGTGGCGCTGCTGACCGGCTCCAAGAACGCGCTGAAGGGCGTAGGCTTCTTCCTGGGCGGCCTGCTTCTGTCCACGGTGGGCTTCGTGCAGGGGCTTTGGCTGATGGCCGCGGCCCTTTCTTTGGTGCTCATCGCGGCGATGGTGCTGCTGAGGGGGGATTTCGGGAAGTCCAAGGCGAAGGCCGGGTTCCGCAGCCTGTTCGCCAAGTCGCCGGAGATCAACATCCTCTCGGCGGCGCGGTTCTTCCTGTTCGGAGCCCGCGACGTCTGGTTCGTCGTCGGCGTTCCGATCTTCCTCTATGCCCAGCTCGGCTGGACCTTTGCCCAGGTGGGCGGCTTCCTGGCGGCCTGGGTGATCGGCTACGGCTTCGTGCAGGCGGCGGCGCCGGCGATCGTCCGGCGCTCCACCGACGGCACCTCGTCCGAGGTGCGGGCCGCCCGCCTGTGGGCGGCGGTGCTCGCGGTGATCCCGCTGGCGCTCGTCGGGGCCCTGCGGGCGGGCGTCGACCCGGCCCTGGCGGTCATGGTCGGCCTAGGCCTGTTCGGCGTGGCCTTCGCGGTGAATTCCTCGCTGCACTCCTACCTCATCCTGGCGTTCACCGATGCCGACAAGGTCGCGCTGAACGTCGGTTTCTATTACATGGCCAATGCCGGCGGGCGGCTGGTGGGGAGCCTGCTGTCGGGCTTGACCTACCAGTGGTTCGGCCTCGCCGGCTGCCTGGTGACCGCCGCGGGCCTGGTCGCGGCATCGGCGGCCCTCGTGCTGCTGCTGCCGACCGGCGCCCATGTGGACGCGAGCCATGCCGCCCGGCCGGCGGGGGCTGTTCCCGACGGCGACTGA
- a CDS encoding DoxX family protein encodes MARYDETIAPLPRAEVEISGDRLTAGWQDGLLLIGRVAIGAIFVNSGFWKVMELSAFTARMESMGVPAASVTAPLGAFVEFFGGLAIILGAWTWLAALLVAAFTVVATYIAHRFWIMPPEQVAAQQTQFMKNLAITGGLLAFAAAGPGRFSIDGWRWRRENGRYL; translated from the coding sequence ATGGCAAGGTATGACGAGACGATCGCGCCGCTTCCCAGGGCGGAGGTGGAGATTTCAGGGGACAGGTTGACCGCCGGTTGGCAGGACGGGCTGTTGCTGATCGGCCGGGTCGCGATCGGCGCGATCTTCGTGAACAGCGGGTTCTGGAAAGTGATGGAATTGTCGGCGTTCACCGCCCGCATGGAGTCGATGGGGGTGCCGGCCGCGTCGGTCACTGCTCCGCTCGGGGCCTTCGTCGAGTTCTTCGGCGGGCTTGCCATCATCCTCGGCGCATGGACCTGGCTGGCAGCCCTCCTGGTGGCGGCCTTCACCGTCGTCGCCACCTACATCGCGCACCGCTTCTGGATCATGCCGCCCGAGCAGGTGGCCGCGCAGCAGACCCAGTTCATGAAGAACCTCGCGATCACGGGCGGCCTGCTGGCCTTCGCCGCGGCGGGGCCCGGCCGCTTCAGCATCGACGGATGGCGGTGGCGCCGGGAGAACGGCAGGTATCTCTGA